DNA sequence from the Coffea arabica cultivar ET-39 chromosome 11c, Coffea Arabica ET-39 HiFi, whole genome shotgun sequence genome:
TAAGTCAAATTCTAGAAATTGAAGTGTATGTCATGTTTTATataatcttttttattttctagatttcttaaatctagtaatttttcaaattagttATATTTGTAATATATTCAATGTATTTTCAGTTATTATTGCAGATCTCATGGGATGAAATACTATATTTTATATAAGAAGTGAAACAATAGTATTCATTTTCAATTCTTTGGCATTAGATCCATAAGGAGTTAATATATCATAACAAATACATTGTGAGAAAAAAAGTGAAGGATTTTGAAGAGTACAAGATAATTCAAACCATGACAAGATCTTTTAGATGTTTAGacaaaccaagaaattttataCGTTTAAAAAGAGTATAGATTATGTTGCGTTACTTCTTTCCGCAATTTAAGAGCAGAACTAATCCAACCGTAGGCTACTTTACCGGTAGTTTCTGTTACCAACTACTACCTGAATTTTATTTAGAAATGATTTATCTGTATCTCAATTTGGGAAAGCCAAGCATGTGATTACCAAACTCTCTCTTTTTTAAAGCAGATTGAGGACATTATCTTGTAAAAATTCCAGTGTCTCATCACCTTTATCCTGTTGATGATCCAAAGCTGAGTCATGCAAATAAAAGTTAAAGGCCAATGTCGACTAACTATGGCCCTATATAAATGTAGTGCCAAACGAAACATGTAGGCATCAATCACCAAGACTGGTTACAGAAGTTCATTAGAAGTGTACAGTGAAGTACTAGATAAAGATAGAACCATGAAGAACCATCTTTCTGATCAAGTGATCCATATTTCAAGAAGCTCAGCTGCATATTTACTTGGTAAATCCACCAAAAGAATATTGCCCAATAGCCTTTCGGATGAATATCCCAAAGTTGAACAAGGTAACTACATAGTCAGTTCTTTCTCATTAAGGATCCCTAGCACATACTATCTGTATATATCAGGAAAAATATACTGAGtaacttatttttttcttggatttttagGTGATCCAGAGTTATTGATCAGCAGGAAATATAGATTCAGCGTAAAATTGGACAATTTTGCAAAAAGCATCCGAGAGCATGGTAAGGTTACATCATACATCTTTGATTAAAACAGTGGCATACAAAATCCTGGAAGCATTACTTCACGTTCACTGGCTTCATTTTTCCTGTTTCCTCACTTTTTATTGAGACTGTGCATGAATCTTTATGCATACTCTTCTGTCCATTTACAACTTTGCAGTTAGATTGGCTCCAAAGTTAACAGAGACAGTCAAGGGGAAATTGAGCCTGGGGAAAAGAATTCTTCAAGTAGGTGGTGTGGAGAAGGTGTTCAAGCAGCTTTTCAGTGTTACAGACAGTGAGAAATTGTTGAAGGCTTCTCAGTGCTATTTATCAACAACATCCGGTCCAATTGCAGGGCTACTTTTTATTTCTACTGGTAAAGTTGCTTTCTGCAGTGAAAGatcaattaaaattttttctccAACTGGAAAGCAAATCAGAATCTACTACAAGGTAAATGTTTTAGTCTTTCTATGTGTATCTCAAATATGTGTCAGATGATCATCATTAAAGTCACTAAGAAGATTTTTGAATGTACTTTGCAGGTTTCAATCCCACTGAGAAAGATAAAGAGAGCAAGTACAAGTCAGAATTTGAAAAAACCATCACAGAAGTATATAGAAGTAGTTACAGAGGATAGTTTTGAGTTCTGGTTTATGGGATTCTTAAATCATCAAAAGACCTTAAAGTTCCTTCAGAAAATGATGATATCTCAAGGCTCAAGCTTATTAACTGACAAAAGCTAGTGAAGAATTACCAAGTCTTCTTGACCCCCTCTCTTGAGATGTATACATTGTAAATGGTGTtaggaagaaaagaatttttggGGGAAATATCTCTTGTATTTCACACACTTAACTACAATGATATATAGCCTATTTATAGGTTTACAACAAGGTATGGTACAACGAATCTATACAAATATTCAAAATGGTAACTAACTTATTCTATCCCTATCTAATCCCTAATTGATATATAATTTACATTAAAAAAGATAACTATAGTCAACTCACTCCAACAATCCCCCTCAAGTTGGTGCACATATATCATGCATGCCCAACTTGCCAAGTGAGTTGTAGAAGTTCTTGATCTATATAGTTCTTGTAAATATATTGGCCAACTATTTTTCAGACTTCACTGATGGGAATTGTATCACTTTATCTTCGAGATTTTGCTTGATAAAGTGCCAATCTGCTTCAATGTGTTTAGTGTATTCATGTTGAACTGGATTATGACTCATATCAATAGCTGCTTTATTATCACACAACAGATTTCTGACTGTGGAGCAAAGCCAATATCAATCATCAGCCTCTTGAGCCACATGAGGTCACACATACCCTTAGCCATTTCTTCGAGTTAAGCATCTACACTAGACAATGCCATCACCTTTTGTCTTTTATTCCTCCAAATAACTAAGTTGCCACTGACAAAGATGAAATAGCTTGATGTCATATTCCGATCAATCAGGTCTCCAACCCTATCGGCATCAATGTAACCATCGATATTGAGATAGTtatctttgaaaaataaaagatcTTTTTCAGGAGACCATTTCAAATATCAGAGGATCCAAAACATAGCTTTCATATGCCAATTATTAGGAGAATGCATGAGTCAGATGACAACACTAACAACATACATATGCTATAGCAGGACGAATATGAGTCAGATATATCAGCTTACGTACTAATCTCTGTTATCTTTCTTTATTAGTTGGCTTCTGATCTAGGTATTCTCCAAGTTTGTGGTTCTAGATAATCGGTGTGTCAGTAGCTTTACAATCCAACAATCCAATTTTTTCTAAAAGGTCAAGTACATACTGTAGTTGAGCTAGGAAGATGCCTTGTGTCGATTTTATCACTTCAATTCCCAAAAATATTTGAGACTTCCTATATTTGTCATCTCAAATTCTACTACTAACCGATCTTTCAACTTAGAAATTTCCGTTTCATCATTCCTTATGATAATCATGTCAATGACATAGATTATTAGAGCCATTACTTTTTAATCTGACATTTCAAGAATAAGGTATGGTTTGCATTACTTTGTAGATAATCATACTTGTTCATAACCAAGGTAAATCAGCCAAACAAAATATGGCAGTAATTGTTTCAATTCATAAAAAGCTTTCTGTAAATGGCAGACAACATTTGGTTTTGGAACTATGGAGTATCCAAGTGGAATATTCATATATATCTCTTCTTCAAGATCACCATGTAAGAAAGCATTCTTCACATCAAGCTGATGCAACGGCCAATCTAAATTGGTTACAAAGACAGTAAAACTCTAATTGTATCAAGTTTTGTCACTGGTGAGAAGGTCTTTTGATAATTGATGCCATAAGTCTATGTGTATCCCTTAGCTATGGGCAAGCTTTATGTCAGTCAATCGATCCATTAGTCTTGTACTTTATTGAGAAAATCTATTTGCATTCCTTCTAGAAGTGGAACTAAGGCCCATGTATTATTTTTCTATAATGTCGACATTTCATCTTCTACAATTTGGGTCCAGTTTGAATCCATAAATCAGCATGCACTCTATTTGGAATATCAGCCGATAACACTTTGTATACAAAGGCCTCTAGATATTCAAATAGTCGATGAGTTGACACATAATTGATAATGAGATATTTGGACTATTTTACATGAACTTCTAGAAAGTTCCGATTTGGTGGCTTTTTATAGTTAGATTTGTCAGACAACACATATTTACCAATTACATCCAAATCAGTAGCAGATAAGGGTTGGCAGAATTACTTAACTTAAGAATATTCT
Encoded proteins:
- the LOC113716362 gene encoding GEM-like protein 4, which produces MKNHLSDQVIHISRSSAAYLLGKSTKRILPNSLSDEYPKVEQGDPELLISRKYRFSVKLDNFAKSIREHVRLAPKLTETVKGKLSLGKRILQVGGVEKVFKQLFSVTDSEKLLKASQCYLSTTSGPIAGLLFISTGKVAFCSERSIKIFSPTGKQIRIYYKVSIPLRKIKRASTSQNLKKPSQKYIEVVTEDSFEFWFMGFLNHQKTLKFLQKMMISQGSSLLTDKS